A genome region from Zootoca vivipara chromosome 11, rZooViv1.1, whole genome shotgun sequence includes the following:
- the LOC118077196 gene encoding FANCD2 opposite strand protein-like encodes MAGGYQLWAPWSPLDESLQWLRGARSVGTKHPFRSGQSPAAADLEVQLCFQGLSLVLEPGAKMGAGQPQPPGAAGETRGRSSSVHRPQVVRLSGLDSVFGHLVTAQRPRWTGSLRVSEPSAFNQVISPRRRWPRALQEPQVRVAMAMCRQMLRAILLLYAVYKKCAFALQHSH; translated from the coding sequence ATGGCTGGTGGGTACCAGCTCTGGGCACCCTGGTCTCCTCTTGATGAGTCCCTGCAATGGCTGAGGGGTGCCAGGTCTGTTGGCACCAAGCACCCCTTCCGAAGTGGGCAGAGCCCAGCAGCAGCTGACCTGGAAGTGCAGCTTTGCTTCCAGGGACTTAGCCTGGTGTTAGAGCCTGGTGCAAAGATGGGGGCAGGGCAGCCGCAACCTCCTGGAGCAGCTGGAGAGACAAGGGGACGCTCCAGCAGTGTGCACAGGCCACAGGTTGTGCGCCTCTCAGGGCTTGACTCTGTCTTTGGACACCTCGTGACAGCACAGCGCCCACGCTGGACTGGCTCTCTCAGGGTCTCTGAGCCCTCGGCCTTCAATCAAGTCATAAGTCCCCGCCGGCGCTGGCCCCGTGCACTCCAGGAGCCACAAGTGCGCGTGGCTATGGCCATGTGCCGACAGATGCTGCGAGCCATCCTTCTCCTCTATGCTGTCTACAAGAAATGTGCCTTTGCCCTGCAACATTCCCACTGA